In one Antennarius striatus isolate MH-2024 chromosome 1, ASM4005453v1, whole genome shotgun sequence genomic region, the following are encoded:
- the ppef1 gene encoding serine/threonine-protein phosphatase with EF-hands 1 isoform X2 has protein sequence MARLEMRRRYTWNIFQSIEYAGEQDQLQLSSFFSFMLDNFTQLNGNGPDLISKLMDPVVDPTLDEDTFYNLIPVPESYTGPRLSFPLSVSDTNALLSAFKEQKTLHARYVLQLLYKTKKLLKQMPNITHLSTSYTKEITICGDLHGHLDDLLLIFYKNGLPSAETPYVFNGDFVDRGKKSLEVVVLLFAYLLLYPDHMHLNRGNHEDHIMNLRYGFTKEVMQKYKRHGYEILQLFQDVFSLLPIATVIDGKILIVHGGISDQTDLDYLNTIERCKVKSALRFPRSSLEQPNISQSSSQVTRMRSTNDASCSHIHSKNQRALTQRKRRCGLTRQDSVTSSATSSSSSSSSSSLCSLSSPSHIMPHPVLLSPSLPHTVDVLQAPFLHSLSSVPHPANPQHEQEWKQIVDVLWSDPKSHKGCSPNTFRGGGCYFGPDVTQKLLLHHGLQLLIRSHECKQEGYELCHGGQVITIFSASNYYEEGSNRGAYIKIGKELVPRFYQYQVSRITRKLTLTQRVQAAEGSALRALKEKLFTHRSELMSGFQQYDQNNTGVVSVSEWALVLESVLRLDLPWRTLRPHLARLAPDGSVEYQSCFEDMEPGMTLSQVTPNLAETLFRYRTDIEIIFNIIDKDHSGLISIEEFRHTWRHFSAHLGVDINDRAIDDLARSIDFNKDGSIDFTEFLEAFRVVHKLDNKDQTLNGKTCGQKYS, from the exons ATGGCTCGTCTGGAGATGAGACGCAGATACACCTGGAACATATTCCAGTCCATTGAGTATGCTGGTGAACAGGACCAGCTACAG cTCTCCAGTTTCTTCAGTTTTATGCTCGACAACTTCACCCAGCTGAATGGAAACGGACCAG ACTTGATCTCAAAGCTGATGGATCCAGTGGTCGACCCCACTTTAGATGAAGATACATTTTACAACTTGATCCCTGTTCCAGAGTCGTACACTGGACCCCGACTAtcatttcctctctctgtctctgacaCAAATGCTCTACTCAGTGCATTTAAAGAACAAAAG ACTCTCCATGCCAGGTATGTTCTGCAGCTACTATACAAGACCAAAAAGCTCCTGAAACAGATGCCCAACATCACCCACTTGTCAACGTCATACACCAAAGAGATAACAATATGTG GTGATCTTCACGGACACCTTGATGATTTACTTCTGATATTTTataag AATGGTCTTCCTTCTGCTGAGACTCCGTACGTGTTCAATGGGGACTTTGTGGACCGAGGAAAAAAGTCACTTGAAGTGGTCGTGCTCCTGTTTGCTTACCTTCTCCTCTACCCGGACCACATGCACCTGAACCGAGGGAACCATGAAGATCACATAATGAACCTGAG aTATGGGTTCACAAAAGAAGTCATGCAGAAGTACAAG CGTCACGGCTATGAGATCCTCCAGCTGTTTCAGGATGTTTTCAGCCTTCTGCCCATTGCGACGGTCATTGATGGGAAGATTCTGATTGTTCATGGAGGGATTTCAGACCAGACTGACCTGGACTACCTTAACACCATAGAGAGGTGCAAG GTGAAATCGGCCTTGAGGTTTCCCAGAAGCAGCTTGGAGCAGCCGAACATCAGTCAGTCAAGCAGTCAGGTTACAAGAATGAGATCGACCAATGATGCCAGCTGTAGTCACATCCACAGCAAGAACCAGAGAGCCCTGACCCAGAG AAAGAGACGCTGCGGGCTAACTCGACAAGACAGTGTCACGTCCAGTgccacttcttcctcctcctcgtcatccTCGTCCTCTCTCTGCTCTCTATCCTCTCCATCTCACATTATGCCTCATCCGGTCCTCCTTTCACCCAGCCTGCCTCACACTGTCGATGTCCTCCAAGCGCCTTTCCTGCACTCTCTCTCCTCAGTTCCCCATCCTGCAAATCCACAACATGAGCAAGAATGGAAGCAG ATTGTGGATGTATTATGGAGTGATCCTAAATCCCACAAAGGCTGTAGTCCAAACACATTCAGAGGAGGAGGCTGCTACTTCGGCCCTGATGTCACCCAGAAACTGCTGCTCCACcatgggctccagctcctcatCCGCTCCCATGAGTGCAAGCAGGAGGGCTATGAGCTCTGTCATGGTGGACAG GTGATCACCATCTTCTCAGCGTCAAACTATTATGAGGAGGGAAGCAACCGTGGAGCGTACATCAAAATAGGAAAAGAGCTGGTCCCTCGCTTCTATCAATACCAAGTCAGCCGCATAACACGCAAACTCACCCTGACACAGAG GGTACAAGCTGCTGAAGGCTCAGCTCTCAGAGCCCTGAAGGAGAAACTGTTCACCCATCGTTCTGAGCTGATGTCAGGCTTCCAGCAGTACGACCAGAATAACACCG GTGTTGTGTCAGTCAGTGAATGGGCTCTGGTGTTGGAGTCTGTGCTGAGGCTGGACCTGCCCTGGAGAACTCTGCGTCCACATTTAGCTCGTTTGGCACCCGATGGCAGTGTGGAGTACCAGTCCTGCTTCGAGGATATGGAACCCGGGATGACTCTGTCTCAG GTCACTCCAAACTTGGCTGAAACCCTGTTCAGATACAGGACAGACATTGAGATAATATTCAACATTATAGACAAAGATcattcag GTCTTATCTCCATCGAGGAGTTTCGTCACACCTGGCGTCATTTCAGCGCTCACCTGGGGGTGGACATCAACGACAGAGCCATTGATGACCTGGCCCGAAGTATCGACTTCAACAAGGATGGCAGCATAGACTTCACTGAGTTCTTAGAGGCCTTCAGAGTGGTCCACAAACTGGACAACAAGGATCAAACACTTAATGGAAAGACGTGTGGACAGAAGTATTCATGA
- the ppef1 gene encoding serine/threonine-protein phosphatase with EF-hands 1 isoform X1 yields the protein MGCGASVATETQGKRVETDDTIKPPSPVLTIKSAVLIQRWYRRYMARLEMRRRYTWNIFQSIEYAGEQDQLQLSSFFSFMLDNFTQLNGNGPDLISKLMDPVVDPTLDEDTFYNLIPVPESYTGPRLSFPLSVSDTNALLSAFKEQKTLHARYVLQLLYKTKKLLKQMPNITHLSTSYTKEITICGDLHGHLDDLLLIFYKNGLPSAETPYVFNGDFVDRGKKSLEVVVLLFAYLLLYPDHMHLNRGNHEDHIMNLRYGFTKEVMQKYKRHGYEILQLFQDVFSLLPIATVIDGKILIVHGGISDQTDLDYLNTIERCKVKSALRFPRSSLEQPNISQSSSQVTRMRSTNDASCSHIHSKNQRALTQRKRRCGLTRQDSVTSSATSSSSSSSSSSLCSLSSPSHIMPHPVLLSPSLPHTVDVLQAPFLHSLSSVPHPANPQHEQEWKQIVDVLWSDPKSHKGCSPNTFRGGGCYFGPDVTQKLLLHHGLQLLIRSHECKQEGYELCHGGQVITIFSASNYYEEGSNRGAYIKIGKELVPRFYQYQVSRITRKLTLTQRVQAAEGSALRALKEKLFTHRSELMSGFQQYDQNNTGVVSVSEWALVLESVLRLDLPWRTLRPHLARLAPDGSVEYQSCFEDMEPGMTLSQVTPNLAETLFRYRTDIEIIFNIIDKDHSGLISIEEFRHTWRHFSAHLGVDINDRAIDDLARSIDFNKDGSIDFTEFLEAFRVVHKLDNKDQTLNGKTCGQKYS from the exons ATGGGATGTGGTGCCTCTGTTGCTACGGAGACACAAGGCAAAAGAGTGGAGACAG ATGACACTATCAAGCCTCCCAGTCCAGTTCTGA cCATAAAGTCTGCCGTTCTGATCCAGCGATGGTACCGCCGCTACATGGCTCGTCTGGAGATGAGACGCAGATACACCTGGAACATATTCCAGTCCATTGAGTATGCTGGTGAACAGGACCAGCTACAG cTCTCCAGTTTCTTCAGTTTTATGCTCGACAACTTCACCCAGCTGAATGGAAACGGACCAG ACTTGATCTCAAAGCTGATGGATCCAGTGGTCGACCCCACTTTAGATGAAGATACATTTTACAACTTGATCCCTGTTCCAGAGTCGTACACTGGACCCCGACTAtcatttcctctctctgtctctgacaCAAATGCTCTACTCAGTGCATTTAAAGAACAAAAG ACTCTCCATGCCAGGTATGTTCTGCAGCTACTATACAAGACCAAAAAGCTCCTGAAACAGATGCCCAACATCACCCACTTGTCAACGTCATACACCAAAGAGATAACAATATGTG GTGATCTTCACGGACACCTTGATGATTTACTTCTGATATTTTataag AATGGTCTTCCTTCTGCTGAGACTCCGTACGTGTTCAATGGGGACTTTGTGGACCGAGGAAAAAAGTCACTTGAAGTGGTCGTGCTCCTGTTTGCTTACCTTCTCCTCTACCCGGACCACATGCACCTGAACCGAGGGAACCATGAAGATCACATAATGAACCTGAG aTATGGGTTCACAAAAGAAGTCATGCAGAAGTACAAG CGTCACGGCTATGAGATCCTCCAGCTGTTTCAGGATGTTTTCAGCCTTCTGCCCATTGCGACGGTCATTGATGGGAAGATTCTGATTGTTCATGGAGGGATTTCAGACCAGACTGACCTGGACTACCTTAACACCATAGAGAGGTGCAAG GTGAAATCGGCCTTGAGGTTTCCCAGAAGCAGCTTGGAGCAGCCGAACATCAGTCAGTCAAGCAGTCAGGTTACAAGAATGAGATCGACCAATGATGCCAGCTGTAGTCACATCCACAGCAAGAACCAGAGAGCCCTGACCCAGAG AAAGAGACGCTGCGGGCTAACTCGACAAGACAGTGTCACGTCCAGTgccacttcttcctcctcctcgtcatccTCGTCCTCTCTCTGCTCTCTATCCTCTCCATCTCACATTATGCCTCATCCGGTCCTCCTTTCACCCAGCCTGCCTCACACTGTCGATGTCCTCCAAGCGCCTTTCCTGCACTCTCTCTCCTCAGTTCCCCATCCTGCAAATCCACAACATGAGCAAGAATGGAAGCAG ATTGTGGATGTATTATGGAGTGATCCTAAATCCCACAAAGGCTGTAGTCCAAACACATTCAGAGGAGGAGGCTGCTACTTCGGCCCTGATGTCACCCAGAAACTGCTGCTCCACcatgggctccagctcctcatCCGCTCCCATGAGTGCAAGCAGGAGGGCTATGAGCTCTGTCATGGTGGACAG GTGATCACCATCTTCTCAGCGTCAAACTATTATGAGGAGGGAAGCAACCGTGGAGCGTACATCAAAATAGGAAAAGAGCTGGTCCCTCGCTTCTATCAATACCAAGTCAGCCGCATAACACGCAAACTCACCCTGACACAGAG GGTACAAGCTGCTGAAGGCTCAGCTCTCAGAGCCCTGAAGGAGAAACTGTTCACCCATCGTTCTGAGCTGATGTCAGGCTTCCAGCAGTACGACCAGAATAACACCG GTGTTGTGTCAGTCAGTGAATGGGCTCTGGTGTTGGAGTCTGTGCTGAGGCTGGACCTGCCCTGGAGAACTCTGCGTCCACATTTAGCTCGTTTGGCACCCGATGGCAGTGTGGAGTACCAGTCCTGCTTCGAGGATATGGAACCCGGGATGACTCTGTCTCAG GTCACTCCAAACTTGGCTGAAACCCTGTTCAGATACAGGACAGACATTGAGATAATATTCAACATTATAGACAAAGATcattcag GTCTTATCTCCATCGAGGAGTTTCGTCACACCTGGCGTCATTTCAGCGCTCACCTGGGGGTGGACATCAACGACAGAGCCATTGATGACCTGGCCCGAAGTATCGACTTCAACAAGGATGGCAGCATAGACTTCACTGAGTTCTTAGAGGCCTTCAGAGTGGTCCACAAACTGGACAACAAGGATCAAACACTTAATGGAAAGACGTGTGGACAGAAGTATTCATGA
- the rs1a gene encoding retinoschisin 1a yields the protein MILNTQPLLLAVLVLGTDVFISIHAQEAGVSDVWTSRSCKCDCEGGESPTEASFIRTGSSRVRELDCMPECPYHRPLGFEAGSVSPEQITCSGQDQYTGWFSSWLPSRARLNNQGFGCAWLSKFQDNNQWLQIDLRDVKVVSGILTQGRCDADEWITKYSIQYRTDEKLNWIYYKDQTGNNRVFYGNSDRSSSVQNLLRPPIVSRYIRILPLGWHTRIALRLELLLCMNKCT from the exons ATGATTCTGAACACACAGCCTCTCCTGCTGGCCGTCCTTGTTCTGGGCACTGACG TGTTCATCAGCATCCATGCTCAAGAG GCGGGAGTGTCAGATGTGTGGACTAGCAGGTCTTGTAAATGTGACTGTGAAGGAGGAGAATCCCCGACTGAGGCTTCCTTCATCAGGACCGGCTCTTCCCGGGTGAGAGAATTGGACTGCATGCCAG AGTGCCCGTATCACAGGCCTCTGGGTTTCGAGGCTGGATCAGTGAGCCCAGAGCAGATCACCTGCTCCGGTCAGGACCAGTACACCGGATGGTTCTCCTCGTGGCTCCCCAGCCGGGCCCGGCTCAACAACCAGGGCTTCGG CTGTGCCTGGCTGTCGAAGTTCCAGGACAACAATCAGTGGCTGCAGATTGACCTGAGGGACGTTAAGGTGGTGTCAGGGATCCTGACTCAGGGCCGCTGTGATGCTGATGAGTGGATCACCAAGTATAGCATTCAGTACCGTACTGATGAGAAGCTCAACTGGATCTACTATAAAGACCAGACTGGAAACAACAGG gTGTTTTATGGCAACTCGGACCGCTCTTCCTCTGTGCAGAACCTCCTGCGGCCCCCCATTGTTTCACGTTACATACGCATCCTCCCCCTGGGATGGCACACACGCATCGCCCTGCGCCTGGAGCTCCTGCTCTGCATGAACAAATGCACCTGA
- the cdkl5 gene encoding cyclin-dependent kinase-like 5, with protein MNKFEVLGIVGEGAYGVVLKCRHKDTNELVAIKKFKDSEENEEVKETTLRELKMLRTLKQDNIVELKEAFRRRGKLYLVFEYVERNMLELLEELPNGAPPDKVRSYIYQLIKAINWCHKNEIVHRDIKPENLLISSEDVLKLCDFGFARNLSEGTDANYTEYVATRWYRSPELLLGAPYGKAVDMWSVGCILGELSDGQPLFPGESEIDQLFTIQKVLGPLPAEQMKLFYNNPRFHGIRFPSVTHPQTLERRFQGIMSGLMLDLMKNLLLLNPTERYLTEQSLNHPAFQPLRQAERERPPPASPNPPRSSKRKTHHHGENTVPTRSHTKSTSRRSTSKECSSLPRHGDLHHLNNKSFLNGNKQPPSSLSPTLHPKGQYMSQTLNRSASSSKDLANNNLPHLLSPKEPKGKSEFDFSLGPSPKLPDQGHGVKYSHSKPNSSRSQQQQQQQQQQHQQAGRHTFLEGKTNTLQSGAEKQHGRHAHNMADSAHGSMSSSSKSSASYLSLSKSHSALSDAKSIGNLSDGRLHPDDPNSNMTTGVGPSARFFPASCLDLNAPSSGPPGPPGSPSTRHSDRSGHSPASRSSGNVRMESSTLDSSSRHKSRHKPLAPEEAGAPELLDPGGVGMPSTHTLPSPHESYHYGLGYTSPFSSQQRPQRHSMYVRRERHRPHGNEGGMAGLPPPGQTIPTRASSLQLLSPQLQHRTTLTGHSVSSSREDCTDDMTRNDQSPKDMSHPCAPIKDSTRDNTAAFHTQRSKNEVGMYHDPHVEDGGSSKENRMIFTESMPRRVGSFYRVPSPRPDNSSFHDAIGQSRGPGGPVVPVDPVALANHSKRQTAFDWTAAESMVMNPPEPAKEKEKQGFFRAIKKKKKKTQITDLEDGRNPSIKKSLFPLFSSKNSLKHNAAVKVLPVVASPMVQQQPPAPYPASPVPGNGQEHLSLQRGSKSSSHHSSRRKNRERSRDRDREQSRDRDRDRERERERERERERGRERERVNDWPPDKPVDSHSQNQPLKSLRRLLHLSPSSSNQGQPPPPPDLRFQASLPNPPQPSSKASYSEGRGHADNRGHSGVSSSTQAKSRKPSYPLPGQIESSWHVSALQRAEGSQFTPEQLGLKPGQNGPTFTRASRSRMPNLNDLKETAL; from the exons GAGCATATGGAGTGGTGCTTAAGTGCAGACATAAG gATACCAACGAGCTGGTGGCAATTAAGAAGTTCAAGGACAGCGAAG AAAATGAGGAGGTCAAGGAGACGACCCTTCGGGAGCTGAAGATGCTTCGGACGCTGAAGCAGGACAACATCGTGGAGCTGAAAGAGGCTTTTCGCAGAAGAGGAAAACTCTACCTGGTCTTTGAATATGTTGAGAGG AACATGCTGGAGCTTTTGGAGGAACTGCCCAACGGAGCCCCACCCGATAAAGTCCGTAGCTACATCTACCAGCTCATCAAAGCGATCAACTGGTGTCACAAGAATGAGATAGTACATAGAG ATATCAAGCCAGAGAACCTGCTCATCAGCTCTGAGGATGTTCTCAAACTCTGTGACTTCG GTTTTGCTCGTAACCTGTCCGAAGGAACTGATGCCAACTACACCGAGTATGTGGCAACAAGGTGGTATCGTTCACCTGAGCTGCTGTTAGG GGCTCCTTATGGAAAAGCAGTGGACATGTGGTCAGTGGGGTGTATCTTGGGGGAGCTGAGTGATGGACAGCCTTTGTTTCCAGGAGAAAGTGAAATAGATCAG CTCTTCACCATTCAGAAGGTTTTGGGGCCACTTCCTGCAGAACAGATGAAACTGTTCTACAACAACCCTCGCTTTCATGGAATCAGG tttCCCTCTGTTACTCATCCTCAGACTTTGGAGAGACGGTTTCAAGGTATCATGAGTGGTCTGATGTTGGATCTGATGAAG AACTTGTTGCTGCTGAACCCGACTGAGCGCTACCTGACCGAGCAGAGTCTCAACCATCCAGCCTTTCAGCCCCTGAGGCAAGCAGAAAGAGAACGGCCTCCCCCTGCATCTCCCAACCCGCCACGTTCGTCCAAGAGGAAAACACACCATCATGGAGAGAACACTGTTCCTACGAG GAGCCACACTAAGAGCACAAGCCGTCGCTCCACCAGCAAAGAATGTTCCAGCCTCCCTCGACACGGCGACCTCCATCACCTCAACAATAAGAGTTTCCTTAATGGTAACAAACAGCCCCCGTCCAGTTTAAGTCCTACGCTCCACCCGAAGGGCCAGTATATGTCTCAGACCCTCAATCGTTCTGCCTCATCCAGCAAAGATCTGGCTAACAACAACCTGCCACACCTCCTCAGCCCCAAAGAACCCAAAGGAAAGTCTGAGTTTGATTTCAGTTTGGGACCCTCCCCAAAGCTGCCAGACCAGGGGCACGGGGTGAAGTACAGCCACAGCAAACCCAACTCTTCCCGCtctcagcagcagcaacaacagcaacaacagcagcatcagcaggcTGGTAGACACACTTTCCTGGAAGGCAAGACCAACACACTGCAGTCTGGGGCAGAGAAACAACATGGCAGACACGCCCACAATATGGCCGATTCCGCCCACGGATCCATGTCCTCCTCCTCGAAGAGTTCGGCTTCATATCTCAGCCTGTCCAAAAGTCACAGCGCGCTGAGCGACGCCAAATCCATAGGGAACCTCAGCGACGGTCGTTTGCACCCAGACGACCCCAACTCCAACATGACAACAGGGGTGGGACCCAGTGCGCGCTTTTTCCCCGCCAGTTGTTTAGACCTCAACGCCCCTTCGTCGGGTCCACCGGGACCCCCCGGTAGCCCCTCCACGCGACACAGCGATCGTTCAGGGCATAGTCCTGCTTCCCGTAGCAGCGGCAACGTCCGCATGGAGAGCAGCACGCTGGACTCCTCATCCAGACACAAATCCAGACACAAGCCTTTAGCACCAG AGGAGGCTGGTGCTCCAGAGCTGTTGGATCCAGGAGGAGTAGGGAtgccctccacacacactctgcctTCTCCACATGAGTCATATCATTACGGCCTGGGCTACACCTCCCCTTTCTCTTCTCAACAACGGCCTCAACGCCACTCCATGTACGTGAGGAGGGAGCGCCACCGACCTCACGGGAACGAGGGTGGGATGGCCGGCTTGCCACCGCCAGGCCAGACGATACCAACGCGCGCCAGCAGTCTGCAGCTCCTCTCCCCTCAGCTGCAGCACCGGACCACCCTCACCGGACACTCAGTGAGCTCTTCAAGagaggattgcactgatgacaTGACAAGG AATGACCAGTCCCCTAAAGACATGAGCCACCCTTGTGCCCCCATCAAAGACTCGACGAGGGACAACACAGCTGCTTTTCACACACAGCGCTCTAAAAATGAG GTTGGCATGTATCACGACCCTCACGTCGAGGATGGAGGCTCCTCCAAGGAGAACCGAATGATCTTCACAGAGTCCATGCCTCGGAGAGTCGGGAGTTTCTACCGAG TGCCCTCCCCCAGGCCAGATAACTCCTCTTTCCATGATGCAATTGGGCAGAGTCGAGGTCCAGGTGGACCCGTCGTGCCTGTAGATCCTGTTGCCCTGGCCAACCACTCCAAACGCCAGACAGCTTTTGACTG GACTGCTGCAGAGTCAATGGTCATGAATCCTCCAGAGCCCgccaaagagaaggaaaaacaagGCTTCTTCAgagcaattaaaaagaaaaagaagaagacacaaaTA ACAGACTTGGAGGACGGGAGGAACCCCAGCATCAAGAAAAGCCTTTTTCCTCTCTTTAGCTCTAAGAATAGCTTAAAGCACAACGCAGCTGTCAAAGTCCTCCCTGTAGTCGCCTCACCTATGGTACAACAGCAGCCTCCCGCGCCCTACCCGGCCTCACCA gttCCTGGTAACGGACAGGAACATCTGTCCCTGCAGAGGGGCTCCAAGTCGTCCTCTCACCACAGCAGCCGACGGAAAAACCGTGAGCGATCCAGAGACAGAGACCGGGAACAGAGCCGGGAtcgagacagagacagagagagagaaagagagagggagagagagagggaacgggggagggagagggagagagtcaATGACTGGCCTCCTGACAAACCGGTGGACTCACACTCTCAG AATCAACCACTCAAGTCACTCCGGAGGCTCCTTCACCTCTCCCCTTCATCCTCAAATCAAGgacagcctcctcctcctccagacctGCGCTTCCAAGCCTCACTCCCCAACCCCCCTCAGCCCTCCTCCAAAGCGAGCTACTCCGAGGGTCGGGGCCACGCAGACAACAGAGGCCACTCTGGGGTAAGCAGCTCCACCCAGGCTAAGAGCCGCAAGCCCAGCTACCCCCTCCCCGGACAGATCGAGTCCAGCTGGCACGTGTCTGCATTGCAGCGGGCGGAGGGCTCTCAGTTCACCCCCGAACAGCTGGGCCTCAAACCGGGACAGAATGGACCCACCTTTACCCGAGCATCCCGCTCCAGGATGCCAAATCTAAATGACCTGAAGGAGACGGCGCTGTAA